In one Pogona vitticeps strain Pit_001003342236 chromosome 14, PviZW2.1, whole genome shotgun sequence genomic region, the following are encoded:
- the RPLP0 gene encoding large ribosomal subunit protein uL10: protein MPREDRATWKSNYFLKIIQLLDDYPKCFIVGADNVGSKQMQQIRMSLRGKAVVLMGKNTMMRKAIRGHLENNPALEKLLPHIRGNVGFVFTKEDLTEIRDMLLANKVPAAARAGAIAPCDVTVPAQNTGLGPEKTSFFQALGITTKISRGTIEILSDVQLIKTGDKVGASEATLLNMLNISPFSFGLVIQQVFDNGSIYNPEVLDITEETLHGRFLEGVRNVASVCLQIGYPTVASVPHSIINGYKRVLAVAVETDYSFPLAEKVKAFLADPSAFVAAAPVAVEAAAPAAAAPAKEEAKEESEESDEDMGFGLFD from the exons ATGCCCAGGGAAGACCGAGCCACGTGGAAGTCCAACTACTTCCTCAAGATCATC CAACTCTTGGATGATTATCCAAAATGCTTCATTGTGGGAGCAGACAACGTTGGTTCCAAGCAGATGCAGCAAATCCGCATGTCGTTGCGTGGGAAGGCCGTCGTCCTCATGGGGAAGAACACCATGATGCGCAAAGCGATCCGGGGGCACCTGGAAAACAATCCTGCTCTGGAGAA GCTTCTGCCTCATATTCGTGGCAACGTGGGCTTTGTGTTCACCAAGGAAGATCTGACTGAAATCAGGGACATGCTGTTGGCCAACAAG gtACCGGCTGCTGCTCGTGCCGGCGCCATCGCCCCCTGTGATGTGACTGTGCCAGCTCAAAATACTGGGTTGGGCCCTGAGAAGACTTCCTTTTTCCAGGCTTTGGGTATTACCACCAAGATCTCCAGAGGCACCATTGAAATCCTG agcGATGTGCAGCTGATCAAGACCGGAGACAAAGTGGGTGCCAGCGAAGCCACCTTGCTGAACATGTTGAACATCTCCCCGTTCTCCTTTGGGCTTGTCATCCAGCAGGTGTTCGATAATGGCAGCATTTACAATCCGGAGGTTCTGGACATCACCGAGGAGACTCTCCATGGACGTTTCCTGGAA GGTGTCCGTAATGTTGCCAGTGTCTGCCTGCAGATTGGCTACCCAACGGTTGCCTCTGTGCCCCACTCCATCATCAATGGGTACAAACGGGTTCTGGCTGTAGCTGTGGAGACTGACTACTCTTTCCCACTAGCTGAAAAG GTGAAGGCCTTCTTGGCAGATCCTTCAGCTTTTGTGGCTGCTGCTCCAGTTGCAGTGgaagctgctgctcctgctgctgcagcCCCAGCTAAGGAGGAAGCCAAGGAAGAGTCGGAAGAGTCTGACGAAGACATGGGATTCGGGCTCTTCGACTAA